A single region of the Populus nigra chromosome 2, ddPopNigr1.1, whole genome shotgun sequence genome encodes:
- the LOC133682420 gene encoding RNA-binding protein BRN1 isoform X1 gives MAEGKKEKKSSSSSSSSNEESVKLFVGQVPKNMTEAELLAMFKDFALVDEVNIIKDKTTRASRGCCFLICPSRQEADKAVNACHNKKTLPGASSPLQVKYADGELERLEHKLFVGMLPKNVSEAEVSDLFSKYGTIKDLQILRGSQQTSKSCAFLKYETKEQALAALEDINGKHKMEGSSVPLVVKWADTEKERQARRAQKAQSQAMPNTDSQHPSLFGALPMGYAPPYNGYGYQAPGVYGLMPYRLPPMQNQPAFHSMVPPVNQGNVLRGGIRPDLSPNISPRNYAPATYMGSAYPTVTGLQYPVAYPGAMMTHRPLSSSPGALSPTVVSSNSATPSGGGGSSGVQVEGPPGANLFIYHIPQEFGDQELANAFEAFGKVLSAKVFVDKVTGVSKCFGFVSYDSPAAAQNAITMMNGFQLGGKKLKVQLKRDNKQSKPY, from the exons atggcGGAGGgtaaaaaggagaagaaatcgagcagtagcagcagcagcagtaatGAAGAGAGCGTGAAGCTGTTTGTGGGTCAAGTACCAAAGAACATGACAGAAGCTGAGCTTCTGGCAATGTTCAAAGACTTCGCTTTGGTAGACGAAGTCAACATCATTAAAGACAAGACAACTCGCGCTTCCAGAG gttgttGTTTTCTAATATGTCCTTCCAGACAAGAAGCAGACAAGGCAGTTAATGCTTGTCATAATAAGAAAACATTGCCCGGG GCATCTAGTCCGTTACAAGTGAAGTATGCAGATGGCGAGTTGGAAAGGCTAG AACACAAACTCTTTGTTGGTATGCTTCCAAAAAATGTTTCTGAAGCTGAAGTATCTGATTTATTCTCTAAATATGGAACTATAAAGGACTTGCAAATACTAAGAGGTTCTCAACAAACAAGCAAAA GCTGTGCTTTTTTGAAGTACGAGACAAAAGAACAAGCCCTTGCTGCCCTGGAGGACATCAATGGAAAGCATAAAATGGAG GGTTCAAGTGTTCCTTTGGTTGTCAAATGGGCAGATACAGAAAAGGAAAGGCAGGCTCGGAGAGCTCAGAAAGCACAATCGCAGGCTATGCCTAACACTGATTCACAACATCCGTCTTTATTTGGTGCCTTGCCAATGGGATATGCTCCCCCTTATAATGGATATGGATACCAG GCTCCTGGAGTTTATGGACTTATGCCGTACCGTCTGCCACCCATGCAGAATCAGCCTGCATTTCATAGCATGGTTCCTCCAGTAAATCAAGGAAATGTATTGCGTGGTGGAATCAGACCTGACCTTTCACCCAATATTTCCCCTAGAAATTATGCTCCTGCTACTTATATGGGCTCTGCTTATCCTACGGTGACAGGTCTTCAGTATCCAGTGGCATATCCTGGAGCAATGATGACTCACCGGCCTTTGAGTAGTTCACCTGGTGCACTGTCACCCACAGTTGTGAGCAGTAATTCTGCAACACCTTCAGGTGGCGGTGGAAGTTCCGGGGTTCAAGTGGAAG GTCCACCTGGTgctaatttgtttatatatcaCATACCTCAGGAATTCGGTGATCAAGAACTTGCCAATGCTTTTGAAGCATTTGGTAAGGTCTTAAGTGCCAAGGTTTTTGTTGATAAAGTAACTGGTGTTAGCAAATGCTTTG GATTTGTTAGTTATGACTCACCAGCAGCAGCTCAAAATGCTATTACCATGATGAATGGATTCCAATTAGGTGGTAAGAAATTGAAGGTTCAACTTAAGAGAGACAATAAACAGAGCAAACCATATTGA
- the LOC133682420 gene encoding RNA-binding protein BRN1 isoform X2 has product MAEGKKEKKSSSSSSSSNEESVKLFVGQVPKNMTEAELLAMFKDFALVDEVNIIKDKTTRASRGCCFLICPSRQEADKAVNACHNKKTLPGASSPLQVKYADGELERLEHKLFVGMLPKNVSEAEVSDLFSKYGTIKDLQILRGSQQTSKSCAFLKYETKEQALAALEDINGKHKMEGSSVPLVVKWADTEKERQARRAQKAQSQAMPNTDSQHPSLFGALPMGYAPPYNGYGYQAPGVYGLMPYRLPPMQNQPAFHSMVPPVNQGNVLRGGIRPDLSPNISPRNYAPATYMGSAYPTVTGLQYPVAYPGAMMTHRPLSSSPGALSPTVVSSNSATPSGGGGSSGVQVEGIR; this is encoded by the exons atggcGGAGGgtaaaaaggagaagaaatcgagcagtagcagcagcagcagtaatGAAGAGAGCGTGAAGCTGTTTGTGGGTCAAGTACCAAAGAACATGACAGAAGCTGAGCTTCTGGCAATGTTCAAAGACTTCGCTTTGGTAGACGAAGTCAACATCATTAAAGACAAGACAACTCGCGCTTCCAGAG gttgttGTTTTCTAATATGTCCTTCCAGACAAGAAGCAGACAAGGCAGTTAATGCTTGTCATAATAAGAAAACATTGCCCGGG GCATCTAGTCCGTTACAAGTGAAGTATGCAGATGGCGAGTTGGAAAGGCTAG AACACAAACTCTTTGTTGGTATGCTTCCAAAAAATGTTTCTGAAGCTGAAGTATCTGATTTATTCTCTAAATATGGAACTATAAAGGACTTGCAAATACTAAGAGGTTCTCAACAAACAAGCAAAA GCTGTGCTTTTTTGAAGTACGAGACAAAAGAACAAGCCCTTGCTGCCCTGGAGGACATCAATGGAAAGCATAAAATGGAG GGTTCAAGTGTTCCTTTGGTTGTCAAATGGGCAGATACAGAAAAGGAAAGGCAGGCTCGGAGAGCTCAGAAAGCACAATCGCAGGCTATGCCTAACACTGATTCACAACATCCGTCTTTATTTGGTGCCTTGCCAATGGGATATGCTCCCCCTTATAATGGATATGGATACCAG GCTCCTGGAGTTTATGGACTTATGCCGTACCGTCTGCCACCCATGCAGAATCAGCCTGCATTTCATAGCATGGTTCCTCCAGTAAATCAAGGAAATGTATTGCGTGGTGGAATCAGACCTGACCTTTCACCCAATATTTCCCCTAGAAATTATGCTCCTGCTACTTATATGGGCTCTGCTTATCCTACGGTGACAGGTCTTCAGTATCCAGTGGCATATCCTGGAGCAATGATGACTCACCGGCCTTTGAGTAGTTCACCTGGTGCACTGTCACCCACAGTTGTGAGCAGTAATTCTGCAACACCTTCAGGTGGCGGTGGAAGTTCCGGGGTTCAAGTGGAAG GAATTCGGTGA